A window of Castanea sativa cultivar Marrone di Chiusa Pesio chromosome 1, ASM4071231v1 contains these coding sequences:
- the LOC142633730 gene encoding uncharacterized protein LOC142633730, with protein MFNEIDGDFEEVVINTFKVGLPTNHDLRKSLTKKLIQSVRQLMDHIDEYKRVEEDQQQEKGKVKVIPQQRRDIRSDRYNNNRPRRDFASQSCSTIPQVINTVFREPDIGHTTENCQTLWNHLKQLVSEGKLKQFLYQPNGQGSHSGSINQSNNSSRTRLGTINVIFTAPGRTGSCPTRVMSVSHILAKESGSRPKRIKRDTPPILGFSNKDKVGTIQPHDDALVVTLRIRGYDVKRVMVDQGSGTNIMYLDLFKGLNLKLKDLTAYDSPLISFEGKAVIPKG; from the exons atgtttaatgaaatcgatgGCGATTTTGAAGAGGTGGTGATTAACActtttaaggtaggtcttccaaCTAATcacgacttaaggaaatctctaACCAAAAAGCTTATACAGAGTGTACGTCAGCTCATGGACcatattgacgagtacaaacgggtcgaggaagatcagcagcaagaAAAAGGGAAGGTGAAAGTTATCCCTCAGCAGAGGAGGGAtatcaggtcggacagatacaacaacaataggccgaggagagatttcgcTAGTCAATCGTGTTCAACCATTCCTCAAGTAATTaacactgtattccgagaaccg GACATAGGTCATACTACTGAGAATTGTCAGACACTATGGAACCATTTGAAGCAGTTGGTTAGTgaaggaaagttgaagcaatttTTGTATCAGCCCAATGGACAAGGAAGCCATTCAGGTTCAATTAATCAGAGTAACAACTCATCCCGAACTcgcttgggaacgattaatgtcattttcACTGCTCCTGGCAGGACTGGCtcctgtcctactagggtgatgtctgTGTCACATATTCTCGCCAAGGAGTCTGGCTCaaggccgaagaggattaaaagGGATACTCCACCGATTTTGGGCTTCTCGAATaaagataaggttgggaccattcaACCGCATGACGATGCTCTGGTGGTTACATTAAGGATAAGGGgctatgatgtgaagagagtgatggttgatcagggtagtggCACGAATATTATGTACCTTGACTTGTTTAAGGGGCTTAATCTGAAGCTCAAGGATCTTACAGCTTATGATTCCccattaataagttttgaaggaaagGCCGTCATACCAAAGGGATAA
- the LOC142616106 gene encoding uncharacterized protein LOC142616106, which produces MTHSISVSIMDVVGISLVFAYAANMVTTTPLVAASESSALDLESKALLESGWWSDHTNDTSSRCGSGWLGITCDKAGSIIEIDLADKFQVGDKFSQFNFSCFPNLVSLSLAGTGLRGCIPQEIGALSKLKHLDLSKNSLTGELPLSLATLTQLEKLDISSNELSGLIPQELGNLNNLLELHLNSNKLNGTIPSNIGKLEKLVSLDLAYNMLTGQIPYTLGYLTSLTHLSLGSNHINGSIPPQIAKLRKLSHLSLDSNELIGLIPVAVGDLSDLETLSLSSNKLKGSIPQEIAMLTKLSSLVLSVNSLSGPIPSSLGALTNLKALDIHSNQINGVIYSQIGFNNLLEDLDLSNNYISGTIPYELTLLTHLKNLKLSSNKLSGKIPLGIEKLDSLSTLDLSQNELIGPIPTNLSDMLEKLLLSHNNLNGSIPFQIGSLSLLNTLDLSHNLISGEIPSYLGNLTNLRTLDLSYNNLTGNIPFSLLNKPKINLSYNLLNGTIPETLAKDLPPESLTGNKDLHFDNTDCSLCIPSSPPVGSMNNGKSKKVMEPKTIPLPIVTFLVFLLVGSLLFSLCKFENKQSEAREKKNGDIFCFWNYDGKIAYEDIIEATEDFDIKYCIGTGGYGSVYKAQLPNGKVVALKKLHCYEAKNPAFDNSFKNEVKMLTEIRHKNIVKLHGFCLHKQCMFLIYEYMKRGSLFCVLNNDLVAVQLDWTKRVNVIKSIAHALSYLHNDCTPAIVHRDITTNNVLLNSKWEAFVSDFGSARFLDPASSNQTIVAGTYGYVAPELAYTMVVTKRCDVYSFGVVALETLIGRHPREMLPSLLSLSSQKTMLYEVLDQRLPPPDQVVAHDIVLIAAIAFACLHTNPKSRPTMKCVSQEFLVQQPPPTKPLEGISLRQLWNQEIYMVCQMETKP; this is translated from the exons ATGACACACTCCATTTCAGTTTCCATAATGGACGTTGTAGGTATTAGTTTAGTTTTTGCCTATGCTGCTAATATGGTTACTACTACCCCATTAGTGGCAGCATCTGAATCTTCAGCACTTGATCTGGAATCAAAAGCTCTACTTGAGAGTGGGTGGTGGAGTGACCATACTAACGACACTTCAAGTCGCTGTGGGTCGGGGTGGCTCGGTATAACTTGTGATAAAGCTGGAAGCATCATAGAGATTGACCTTGCAGATAAGTTCCAGGTGGGAGATAAGTTCAGTCAATTCAACTTCTCTTGCTTCCCAAATTTGGTAAGTCTTAGTCTTGCTGGAACTGGACTTAGGGGCTGCATCCCGCAAGAGATAGGTGCTCTTTCAAAACTCAAGCACCTTGACTTGTCTAAGAATTCTCTTACAGGTGAGCTACCTCTTTCTCTTGCAACTCTTACCCAATTAGAAAAGCTTGACATTTCTTCCAATGAACTCAGTGGTCTCATTCCCCAAGAATTAGGGAATTTGAATAACCTTCTAGAACTACACCTCAATTCAAACAAACTTAATGGTACCATTCCTTCAAATATAGGAAAGCTAGAGAAGCTGGTTTCTTTGGACCTAGCATATAACATGCTCACTGGGCAAATCCCTTACACATTGGGTTACTTAACCAGTTTGACCCATTTGTCTCTTGGTTCCAACCATATCAATGGGTCCATTCCTCCCCAAATAGCCAAACTAAGAAAACTCAGTCACTTGAGCCTCGATAGTAATGAACTTATTGGCCTAATCCCTGTAGCTGTGGGTGATTTATCTGATTTAGAAACTCTGTCCCTTAGTTCGAACAAACTCAAAGGTTCCATCCCCCAAGAGATAGCGATGTTGACCAAATTGTCTTCCTTGGTTCTCAGTGTTAATAGTCTCAGTGGACCAATTCCTTCATCCTTGGGTGCTTTAACCAATTTGAAGGCTCTCGACATTCATTCAAACCAAATAAATGGTGTTATATATAGTCAAATTGGATTTAATAACCTTTTGGAGGACCTTGACCTATCAAACAACTACATATCTGGCACTATACCGTATGAGCTTACTCTACTAACGCACCTGAAAAACCTCAAACTTTCTTCAAACAAACTTTCTGGCAAGATACCTCTTGGTATAGAAAAACTTGACTCTCTTTCTACTCTAGACCTGTCCCAAAATGAGCTGATCGGTCCCATTCCAACTAACCTTTCGGATATGTTGGAGAAGTTGTTATTGAGCCACAACAACTTAAATGGAAGCATTCCCTTTCAAATTGGTAGCCTTAGCTTGCTAAACACTCTAGACCTTAGTCATAACCTTATAAGTGGAGAAATCCCTTCATATCTTGGAAATTTGACAAACTTAAGGACCCTGGATCTCAGCTACAATAATCTCACTGGCAACATTCCCTTTTCTCTCCTTAAcaagccaaaaataaatttgtctTACAATCTTTTGAATGGTACAATCCCAGAAACTTTAGCGAAGGATCTTCCACCAGAGTCATTAACGGGGAATAAGGATTTACACTTCGACAATACAGATTGCTCTCTTTGCATTCCGTCCTCCCCACCTGTTGGCTCCATGAACAATGGAAAAAGCAAGAAAGTCATGGAACCCAAAACTATTCCTCTTCCCATCGTAACTTTCCTTGTCTTCTTATTAGTTGGAAGTTTGTTATTCTCTCTATGTAAATTTGAGAATAAGCAATCTGAGgcaagagagaagaagaatggcGACATATTCTGCTTTTGGAATTATGATGGAAAAATTGCATACGAAGACATCATTGAAGCAACAGAGGACTTTGACATCAAATACTGTATTGGAACAGGTGGTTATGGTAGTGTTTACAAAGCACAATTGCCCAATGGCAAAGTGGTTGCCTTAAAGAAACTTCATTGTTATGAGGCTAAGAATCCAGCTTTTGACAACAGTTTCAAGAATGAGGTGAAAATGCTAACAGAAATTCGACATAAGAACATTGTCAAACTTCATGGGTTTTGTTTACACAAGCAATGCATGTTTTTGATTTATGAATACATGAAAAGGGGAAGCCTATTTTGTGTCCTAAACAATGATCTTGTAGCTGTGCAATTGGATTGGACTAAGAGGGTGAATGTCATTAAAAGCATAGCGCATGCTTTATCTTACTTGCATAATGATTGCACCCCAGCAATTGTACATCGAGACATAACGACCAACAATGTGCTACTGAACTCGAAGTGGGAGGCTTTTGTCTCAGACTTTGGCTCAGCTCGATTCCTTGATCCTGCCTCCTCAAATCAAACTATAGTTGCCGGAACTTATGGATATGTTGCCCCAG AGCTTGCCTATACTATGGTTGTGACTAAAAGATGcgatgtttatagttttggagtGGTAGCACTAGAAACATTAATTGGGAGGCATCCAAGAGAGATGTTGCCATCATTGTTGTCActatcttctcaaaaaacaatGCTATATGAAGTGCTAGACCAACGCCTTCCACCTCCGGATCAAGTGGTTGCCCATGATATTGTTCTCATTGCAGCAATTGCATTTGCATGCCTACACACCAATCCAAAGTCTCGGCCAACAATGAAATGTGTGTCTCAAGAATTTCTTGTCCAACAGCCACCACCAACCAAGCCATTAGAAGGAATCTCACTAAGACAGCTATGGAATCAAGAAATCTACATGGTTTGTCAGATGGAAACTAAACcatga